The Coprobacillus cateniformis DNA window CAATGAACATTGTCAAAACAAATGCGATAAAAACATAAACAACAATCAAAATTGCTGATGATTCTATTTTTGAAGTTAATAAAATATTAAAGATTAAGATTGGAAACAAAACATTAAAGACAATATTGTTGGCTCCTTCTTTTTGTTCTGGTGTAACAAATCCCTTAATTCTTGATATAATCCCTAAAAGTACCATAAAGAATACGGGAAATAAAGTTGATAATGCTGCCATAAATTCCTCCTATTTATTTGTATATTTATATTTTCAATTGTTTTCAAAAAATGAATAATAAATTGTTTCATCTTTTGATGTTTTTATTCTAATATATAAATAAAAAGAATACAAACGCCTATAAATTATAGATTTCTATACCTAAAAGGCATATAAAAAAACTTATACCAGTTAAATGATATAAGTTATCGTAAAGGAATATATAAATCCAACTCAGAATCAGGATGATCATAGCCTAGAAATCTTTCGTCTAAAACTTCAAATGTTTCTCGTGAATCTATTTCTTCTTTGGTAGAAAGAAGCCATGTTCCCCAAATATAATTTATTGTTTGTGGTAATGTCTTAAAACAGCCATGATGTGTAAAAACAACATAACGGCCTCCTGGTATGACTTTTTTGATAAAATATGATACCATATTTTCAAAAGAATCAACCTCTATACCAACCACTTCATTAAATATCGTCTCTTCTCCAACAATAAAATGAACATCACTTAAAGATGATTCATAAATACCAAATTTACGATGCTCTTGATAAGAATAAGGAGCCTTTTCTTCAAGACTATAAAACTCTTCCCAAAGTTTTTTAATCTCCTTGGTTCTTAATTGAGTCTGTCTTCTGATTCCAACAACCTTAATTTCAGGCAATATGACAATTTGAGGATGAACAGTAACATGATGAACTAAGTGTTCTAACAAATCAGAATTTAAATTTTCTTTATTGGAAGTTAATGTTTGTATTCGATTCTCTCGATATTTTTGTGGACTCACTTTATAAATCAATTTAAAAGCACGACTAAAAGACTCAGCTGATTCAAAATTATTTTTTATGGCAATATCAATAATTTTATGATGCGTATATAAAAGTTGGTGAGCAGCATTGGCAAGTCGTCGTTTTTTTATATAATTACCAACACTCTCTCCAATCAATGCTTGAAATTGTCTATTAAAATGAAAGTATGAATAACCAACAGAATGAGCAACTTCTTCAACTCTGATATCTTCTTCTAAATGATTTTCAATGTAGATAATAGCATCTTCTAAAGCCTTTTGATAGTTCATGTTTTTATATCCTTTCTATAATGATTGCCAATCAAACAATCCTTTTTGAACATCATCAATATGAATTTCAATTTCTGATGTTTGATTATCAAATGGTTGAGATAAATGATACAGATTCCAGCCATTCTCATGTCTCCCACCCCAGCATAACTCGATTGTCCCATCAATCGGTGAAATAATCATACTTTTGGTTGTACCAAAACTTTCTTTATAATTATGAAAACAAAGTCCATCAGGATATTTATCTAATAACATTTCTTTGAGTTTTTCTCTTGTGACTGTTGTTTCTTGCTCCAACTCTTTTTGTATATACTGATAGCGACCAATACTATGTGTAAAAACTTGTTTTTCTAAATGTACGAATTCAGATAATATAGAATGATTTGTTGCATGAATCATCTGTTGAGAACTATAAACATCAATTTCTCGAAATGCTTTTTGACCATCCATCGTTTGGACAAGTGCCCCATGACCTGTCTTATCTAATAAAATGATATTCATATTAAAAACAATTGGCATATCTTTTAAATAAGCTAATGCCTCTTTTGTATTTTTACAGTTATCAAGCAGTGCTCTCACAACAACCCAATATTGTAAACCTTGAAATTGTGGTTTTTGCATATGAGGTAAGTTAGCAACAGGAAGACCACATGAACTGATTGTGACAGCTAAACCCTGATCATTGAAACCATCATCCCGTCCAAATTGTAACATAGATGTTCCAATATGTGTATAATTGCCTTTTGCCACTGTTCTCATCAGACAAAAATCTTCAAGTTCACAAGAAAATTCATAATTTCTTGCAAGTAATGGCTTCTTTTCAGCCGTCATACTTGGAAGCAATGCAATATGACTACAGCGAGGAATATAACAAGTCATATTATAGAAGAATAATGATTCTAATGATACATTCAAAGCATCAGCAAAGCCATTGATTTCATCAGTTAATCCTGGACACCATTTATCAAGTAATTGATTGGTTTCTTGAATCTGATAAAGAGTCATTTCTGGTTTTACAATATATTTTGATTTTAATAATAAATTTGTCTCAATCATCTTTCCTAATTGATAACCAATTTCATAATGGGTTCCACTGACCTCAATAGTACGTGTCTGTATAGTTAACATATTATAACACCTTTCCTTTCACTATTGTTTGTTTAATCTGGAAATTATCATCAAAGAAAATAATATCTGCAAAATTCCCTACTTTTATTTCTCCCATTTTATCAATACCTAAACTTTTCGCTGGATTATAACT harbors:
- a CDS encoding AraC family transcriptional regulator, with protein sequence MNYQKALEDAIIYIENHLEEDIRVEEVAHSVGYSYFHFNRQFQALIGESVGNYIKKRRLANAAHQLLYTHHKIIDIAIKNNFESAESFSRAFKLIYKVSPQKYRENRIQTLTSNKENLNSDLLEHLVHHVTVHPQIVILPEIKVVGIRRQTQLRTKEIKKLWEEFYSLEEKAPYSYQEHRKFGIYESSLSDVHFIVGEETIFNEVVGIEVDSFENMVSYFIKKVIPGGRYVVFTHHGCFKTLPQTINYIWGTWLLSTKEEIDSRETFEVLDERFLGYDHPDSELDLYIPLR
- a CDS encoding C45 family autoproteolytic acyltransferase/hydolase; this translates as MLTIQTRTIEVSGTHYEIGYQLGKMIETNLLLKSKYIVKPEMTLYQIQETNQLLDKWCPGLTDEINGFADALNVSLESLFFYNMTCYIPRCSHIALLPSMTAEKKPLLARNYEFSCELEDFCLMRTVAKGNYTHIGTSMLQFGRDDGFNDQGLAVTISSCGLPVANLPHMQKPQFQGLQYWVVVRALLDNCKNTKEALAYLKDMPIVFNMNIILLDKTGHGALVQTMDGQKAFREIDVYSSQQMIHATNHSILSEFVHLEKQVFTHSIGRYQYIQKELEQETTVTREKLKEMLLDKYPDGLCFHNYKESFGTTKSMIISPIDGTIELCWGGRHENGWNLYHLSQPFDNQTSEIEIHIDDVQKGLFDWQSL